A single Candidatus Eisenbacteria bacterium DNA region contains:
- a CDS encoding EamA family transporter, with amino-acid sequence ARIAIAAARAARGWSLGAGALDSSANAAFWFAVQGGSLAIVSALVNLAPATSVLLARAFLGERWSVPQRFGLAMALAAGLMISLG; translated from the coding sequence GAGCGAGGATCGCCATCGCTGCTGCGCGCGCCGCGCGCGGCTGGTCGCTTGGCGCCGGCGCGCTCGATTCGTCGGCGAACGCTGCGTTCTGGTTCGCGGTGCAGGGCGGTTCGCTGGCGATCGTTTCGGCGCTCGTCAACCTGGCGCCGGCGACCAGCGTGTTGCTCGCTCGCGCGTTTCTGGGCGAGCGCTGGAGCGTGCCGCAGCGCTTCGGACTGGCGATGGCGCTGGCTGCGGGGTTGATGATTTCGCTGGGGTAG